In a genomic window of Thalassotalea piscium:
- the pbp4b gene encoding penicillin binding protein PBP4B yields MKSKFSFFEAKNNKYFLGHLLIIVLLISSCSSLPIKSLPSNNYSERVKFLVMHYTAIDYQQSVTALVDQGGVSSHYLIPESNDDSYKESELSIYQLVPESKRAWHAGSSYWQGRIDLNDQSIGIEIVNVPECRKLEKIEGERVLNYQQENDDNKLCVFPDFDPKQVELIIQLSKDILKRNPDITPTQVIGHSDITPTRKNDPGPRFPWQQLYQAGIGAWYETETVDKYWQLFNATAPNIGLVQKALNSYGYGIIETGELDSQTLDTLSAFQMHFIPWKVTGKPDSKTVATIFALLEKYFPEKIERLLSRYEDEKVVESISLFKPKRGQIDQRFPEVERSTRALVNDRATFKSYRGGGEIIIDNNDALSADIYVNGEKLNINTKMEHGQRYQYSLKRRTKNGVNTLRVDNILPEGASLNIIIPFPELTLATNKNSTRFKKVDEQIQSDIEQGFPGAVLMVIKNGKVIKHSAYGFAKKYEDGGHLLASPVPMTTNTIFDIASNTKMFATNFALMKLVSEGRLDTNKPISYYLPDYTGAGRDTRLVKDLLTHSAGYAPQIRFFDSNNKLGKKYYSQNSARSKQLILNKVPFSMGRNTKHIYSDTDFMLLGMLIERITGKGLDQYSEYDIYQPLGLKDTLFNPLIKGKVKSEIAATEIHGTTRGGRVEFDNVRRYVLQGEVHDEKAYHSFEGVAGHAGLFSTTSDIGILIQTLLNRGGYAGTKIFNESVIDQFIKPADTNGSYGLGWRRNNNGALKWHFGPYASPSAYGHTGWTGTVTVIDPEHDLGIVLLTNARHSLIENDEENEENYYFKGKTFETGKYGSIISLVYEAVLEGK; encoded by the coding sequence ATGAAGAGTAAATTCTCTTTTTTTGAGGCTAAAAATAATAAATACTTTTTAGGGCACTTACTTATTATAGTTTTGTTGATAAGTAGTTGTAGTTCGTTACCGATAAAGTCGCTACCGTCAAATAATTATAGTGAGCGTGTTAAATTTTTAGTAATGCACTATACGGCTATTGATTATCAACAATCAGTAACTGCATTAGTGGATCAAGGAGGAGTTAGCTCACATTACCTTATTCCAGAATCAAATGATGACAGCTATAAAGAAAGTGAGTTATCTATTTATCAATTGGTGCCAGAATCAAAACGCGCTTGGCATGCAGGTAGCAGTTATTGGCAAGGACGTATTGATTTAAATGATCAGTCTATCGGTATAGAAATAGTTAACGTCCCTGAATGTCGAAAACTAGAAAAAATTGAAGGCGAAAGGGTACTAAATTATCAACAAGAAAATGATGATAATAAACTGTGTGTCTTCCCTGATTTTGACCCCAAGCAAGTTGAATTAATTATTCAGTTGTCAAAAGACATTCTTAAACGTAACCCAGATATAACCCCTACGCAGGTGATTGGTCATTCTGACATTACGCCCACACGTAAAAATGATCCAGGTCCACGATTCCCATGGCAGCAACTGTACCAAGCAGGTATTGGCGCTTGGTATGAAACAGAAACCGTCGATAAATATTGGCAATTGTTTAATGCTACCGCTCCTAATATAGGGCTTGTTCAAAAGGCATTAAACAGTTATGGCTATGGCATAATTGAAACCGGTGAATTAGACAGTCAAACACTTGATACTCTTTCTGCCTTTCAAATGCACTTTATTCCATGGAAAGTTACGGGCAAGCCAGATTCAAAAACAGTTGCTACTATTTTTGCATTGTTAGAAAAGTACTTTCCTGAAAAGATCGAACGATTATTAAGTCGGTATGAAGATGAAAAGGTTGTTGAGTCTATTAGCTTATTCAAGCCGAAACGAGGGCAAATAGATCAACGCTTTCCGGAAGTAGAACGAAGCACTAGAGCATTAGTTAACGATAGAGCGACTTTTAAAAGTTATCGTGGCGGTGGTGAAATTATTATTGATAATAACGATGCACTCTCTGCAGATATTTATGTAAACGGTGAAAAACTGAATATTAACACGAAGATGGAGCATGGACAGCGCTATCAATATAGCTTGAAGCGTCGAACCAAAAATGGTGTTAATACTTTAAGGGTAGATAATATTTTACCCGAAGGGGCGTCACTCAATATTATTATTCCATTTCCAGAACTTACACTAGCAACTAATAAAAATAGTACACGTTTTAAGAAGGTTGATGAGCAAATACAGTCTGATATTGAGCAGGGATTTCCCGGTGCAGTATTAATGGTGATAAAAAACGGTAAGGTAATTAAACATAGCGCGTATGGCTTTGCGAAAAAATATGAGGATGGCGGCCATTTATTAGCCTCTCCTGTACCAATGACTACCAATACCATTTTTGATATCGCATCAAATACGAAAATGTTTGCAACTAATTTTGCATTAATGAAGTTAGTAAGTGAAGGGCGGTTAGATACTAATAAGCCGATTTCATATTATTTACCAGATTATACTGGCGCTGGTAGAGACACGCGATTAGTTAAAGATTTATTAACCCACAGTGCTGGATACGCTCCCCAAATTCGTTTTTTTGATAGTAACAACAAGTTAGGTAAAAAGTATTACTCGCAAAACAGTGCGAGATCCAAACAACTTATTTTAAACAAAGTACCGTTTTCAATGGGCAGAAATACTAAACATATCTATAGTGATACCGACTTTATGCTACTTGGCATGTTGATAGAGCGTATTACTGGCAAAGGATTAGATCAATACAGTGAATATGATATTTATCAACCCTTGGGTTTAAAAGACACGCTATTTAACCCTTTAATCAAAGGAAAGGTTAAATCAGAAATTGCCGCTACAGAAATACATGGTACGACACGCGGTGGCCGAGTTGAATTTGATAATGTTCGTCGTTATGTGTTGCAAGGTGAAGTGCACGATGAAAAAGCTTATCACTCTTTCGAAGGAGTAGCAGGGCATGCTGGACTATTTTCCACTACTTCTGATATCGGAATATTAATACAAACATTACTTAACAGAGGCGGCTATGCAGGCACTAAAATTTTTAACGAAAGTGTTATCGACCAATTTATAAAACCTGCAGATACGAATGGTAGTTATGGTTTAGGTTGGCGTAGAAACAATAACGGCGCATTAAAGTGGCACTTTGGGCCTTATGCAAGTCCTTCAGCCTATGGGCATACGGGTTGGACTGGTACAGTTACCGTTATCGATCCAGAGCATGACTTAGGCATTGTATTATTAACTAACGCTAGACATTCCCTGATTGAAAATGATGAAGAGAATGAAGAAAACTATTACTTTAAAGGTAAAACATTTGAAACAGGAAAGTATGGCAGTATTATTTCTTTAGTTTACGAGGCGGTGTTGGAAGGTAAGTAA
- a CDS encoding exo-beta-N-acetylmuramidase NamZ family protein: MKALTYILFSLCFIMLFSVNSHAQTITVGAEQPVSYLPLLKGKKVGLVVNQTSVVQGKHLVDFLLGEGVDISYIFAPEHGFRGDHDAGATVKSDIDTKTKLPVISIYGKNKKPAKALMQALDVIVFDIQDVGVRFYTYLSSMHYMMEAAADNNKHFIVFDRPNPNIKYVDGPILEESFKSFVGMHPIPILHGMTLGELAQMIKGQGWLSSKNALNLTIVPVKNYTRNSQYSLPIKPSPNLPNDQSIQLYPSLTFFEPTVVSIGRGTPFPFQVIGHNDYAIGDFKFMPVSTPGSASRPKLMDVQLTGQDLRKSTIHGLDLGPLIQWHNLFKENNQEFFKHPKFMDKLAGTDKLRKSIELGESSQQIKATWQKDLAAFKQLRTEYLIYE, from the coding sequence ATGAAAGCATTAACTTATATTCTTTTTAGTCTTTGTTTCATAATGTTATTTAGCGTTAATAGCCATGCACAGACTATTACCGTTGGTGCTGAACAACCAGTAAGTTATTTACCCTTATTAAAGGGTAAAAAAGTAGGATTAGTGGTTAATCAAACCTCTGTAGTACAAGGAAAGCACCTTGTTGACTTTCTCTTAGGGGAAGGGGTTGATATTAGCTATATATTCGCACCTGAGCATGGCTTTCGTGGAGATCATGATGCAGGGGCGACGGTTAAAAGTGATATTGACACCAAAACTAAATTACCGGTTATTTCTATTTATGGGAAAAACAAAAAACCAGCTAAAGCACTAATGCAAGCGCTTGATGTTATTGTTTTTGACATTCAAGATGTTGGTGTACGTTTTTATACTTACCTAAGCTCAATGCACTATATGATGGAGGCCGCAGCAGACAACAATAAACATTTTATTGTATTTGACCGTCCCAATCCAAATATTAAGTATGTTGATGGCCCGATATTAGAAGAGTCATTTAAGTCGTTTGTTGGCATGCATCCAATCCCTATTTTACATGGGATGACTTTAGGAGAACTGGCACAAATGATTAAAGGGCAGGGGTGGCTATCAAGTAAAAACGCACTCAATTTAACGATAGTGCCAGTGAAAAACTATACACGTAATAGTCAATATTCTTTACCTATAAAGCCAAGCCCTAATTTACCTAATGACCAATCAATTCAACTCTACCCGTCTTTAACGTTTTTTGAGCCTACGGTGGTAAGTATAGGTAGAGGTACACCATTCCCTTTTCAAGTCATTGGGCATAATGATTACGCAATTGGCGACTTTAAGTTTATGCCTGTATCTACACCTGGTAGCGCCTCAAGACCTAAATTAATGGATGTTCAGCTCACAGGACAAGACTTAAGAAAGTCTACTATTCATGGACTTGATCTTGGACCATTGATTCAGTGGCATAATTTATTTAAAGAGAATAACCAAGAGTTTTTCAAACATCCCAAGTTTATGGACAAGCTAGCGGGCACCGATAAACTTCGTAAAAGCATTGAATTAGGTGAAAGTTCACAACAAATAAAAGCGACATGGCAAAAAGACTTAGCCGCTTTTAAACAATTGCGTACCGAATATTTAATTTATGAATAG
- the murQ gene encoding N-acetylmuramic acid 6-phosphate etherase, with product MEVKLNTQQSQLIGDLQQMSSEGRNPDTMDLDLLDTNSLLLALNREDQKVAQVVKQSIPEITYAVEAIVTAFARGGRLIYVGAGTSGRLGVLDAVECPPTFSVSEHQIIALIAGGTTAMYKAVEGAEDDPELAITELKQVNVSKNDVVVGIAASGRTPYTISALKYAKKVGAVAVGVSCNSGSALLKEADIAICAEVGPEALTGSTRLKSGTAQKLILNMLTTASMVKTGKSYENLMVDVHASNEKLKARAVHIVMQATSCDIQKASAALVQANNNAKLAILLVLTGLPVDQAKVLLAANNGFLRSAVDESTKKSN from the coding sequence ATGGAAGTTAAATTAAATACTCAACAATCTCAATTAATTGGTGATCTACAGCAAATGTCTTCTGAAGGTCGTAATCCAGACACAATGGATTTAGATTTATTAGATACTAATAGCCTGTTATTGGCGTTAAATAGAGAAGACCAAAAAGTAGCTCAAGTAGTAAAACAGTCGATACCAGAGATAACGTATGCGGTAGAAGCTATAGTAACTGCATTTGCTAGAGGCGGTAGACTTATTTATGTGGGCGCAGGAACAAGTGGACGTTTAGGTGTTTTAGATGCCGTAGAGTGTCCGCCAACATTTAGTGTGTCTGAACATCAAATAATCGCATTAATCGCAGGCGGAACAACGGCTATGTATAAAGCGGTAGAAGGTGCTGAAGATGACCCTGAACTTGCAATTACAGAGCTTAAACAAGTGAATGTTAGCAAAAATGATGTTGTGGTTGGTATTGCTGCCAGTGGGCGAACACCCTACACCATTTCAGCTTTAAAGTATGCGAAAAAAGTTGGTGCTGTTGCGGTTGGTGTTTCTTGTAATTCTGGCTCAGCGCTGCTTAAAGAGGCTGATATTGCAATTTGTGCTGAAGTTGGACCTGAAGCACTTACCGGCTCAACGCGCTTAAAGTCAGGTACTGCACAAAAACTTATCCTTAATATGCTAACAACAGCTAGCATGGTAAAAACGGGTAAAAGCTACGAAAACCTAATGGTTGATGTACACGCAAGTAATGAGAAATTAAAAGCAAGAGCCGTTCATATTGTAATGCAGGCTACATCTTGTGATATTCAAAAAGCGTCAGCGGCATTAGTACAAGCTAATAACAACGCTAAACTTGCCATTTTATTAGTGTTAACAGGCTTACCTGTCGATCAGGCAAAAGTATTGTTAGCGGCTAACAATGGCTTTTTAAGATCAGCCGTTGATGAATCAACTAAGAAAAGCAATTAA
- a CDS encoding MurR/RpiR family transcriptional regulator, whose product MSALVKIKAMKKSLSVSELKLANFVLKSSNAIRELSSQELANVIGISQSSVVKFTQKLGYKGYPAFKMAVIDALNSDTNDPKLHGEITLHSSLTQMAEILLNSKMAVLTETKILNEQKSFEDALALITSAKRILICGLGGSALVGKDFSYKLQKLGFSAYAEPDGHAQLAFVSTFKKGDLVFAISESGQTREVRSVTEQAKANNSSVISLTKYGSTPVSDNADVKLYSVAEQESIRLSSILARTSQEFVIDILFIALTQSSSQGRKLLEKSNNVVKDFRES is encoded by the coding sequence ATGTCAGCACTTGTTAAAATAAAAGCGATGAAAAAATCGCTCTCTGTTAGTGAGTTAAAATTAGCCAATTTTGTGTTGAAATCTTCAAATGCAATACGGGAGCTATCATCTCAAGAATTAGCGAATGTCATTGGGATCAGCCAATCAAGTGTCGTTAAGTTTACACAAAAGCTCGGTTATAAAGGCTATCCAGCGTTTAAAATGGCAGTTATTGATGCGTTAAATAGCGATACGAATGATCCAAAATTACATGGTGAAATAACATTACACTCTAGTTTAACTCAAATGGCAGAAATTTTACTTAACAGTAAAATGGCTGTACTCACTGAAACAAAAATACTTAATGAACAAAAGTCTTTTGAAGACGCGCTAGCATTAATAACGTCTGCAAAGCGTATTTTAATATGTGGTTTAGGTGGCTCTGCACTTGTTGGTAAAGATTTTTCGTATAAATTACAAAAGCTTGGTTTTTCAGCCTACGCTGAGCCAGACGGTCATGCACAATTGGCATTTGTTTCAACCTTTAAAAAAGGTGATTTAGTTTTTGCTATTAGTGAATCGGGGCAAACTAGAGAGGTGCGCTCTGTTACTGAACAAGCTAAAGCAAATAATAGCTCTGTTATCTCGCTAACTAAGTATGGTTCAACACCTGTTTCAGATAATGCTGACGTGAAGCTTTATTCAGTTGCAGAGCAAGAGTCGATTCGGTTATCGTCTATTTTAGCCAGAACATCACAAGAGTTTGTCATTGATATCTTGTTTATCGCGCTAACCCAGTCATCAAGCCAGGGTAGAAAGTTACTCGAGAAAAGTAATAATGTGGTTAAAGACTTCAGAGAAAGCTAA
- a CDS encoding TonB-dependent receptor → MKLTKIALVLAMGLSASAFAQSSSSIRGKVTTEDAGISVAGVTVTATSENMPKPRSVVTNADGSYNLQALIPGKYQLTFVSSDGTTRQMDVEVFLDQSTRVNLLLEPTSKNVEVITVTGSKIFREGNSSLTNSVSAEVVDAVPTGTNYRDLMKLIPGVQYSENSVLGPSAGGSGRDNKYGFDGVDVSLPMFGTLASEPSTHDVQSVTMDRGGAKAIGFNRSGGFSIDTISKSGTNEFHGSLEYKIQDKSFVADKDDADGTKYELNKSWLIGSLSGPIIEDELFFYGSFYRPESDRVNKETAYGETKDYSSVRKEYFGKLTYAPTDDLLLNFSYRTSDKDNSGESIGAFDTDSTSEGSSADQDIITFEGSYIINDMTTFNFQYSQFKLETAGGPDRLLSDVTPTLGDNLDLTNLDNLGLFNVPNLQLDNPDFDNAQAQLLIDQYGYVDDAGLKAGGGSIGAGSTINEQNFYRDSLELSLQHELEWGSTYHNIHVGFKWAEGTEEISRFSNGWGSISYFGGQETATDGTPIYYRAITQQMSLQDASGSTVPVIESSNESYNIEINDSIEYQDFVFELGVLVSKDVLYGQGLRANSSNVSGYELAPGEKYKMHTIGFSDMIQPRLGATWNYQDDASVFANYARYNPEASSLSRAASWARNTRSALNVDFDENGNFIESEPRDGSSGKFFQEGMTPRSIDEFTIGATKAVSSDLLFRGHVRHRKGDHFWEDTPNTSRLDGKYKSPFGGVPDHIAAKGEYIPNLGAMRDEVGGSSYVIAELDDAFTKYWEVSLEAEYQGDRTYLNVSYVWSHYYGNYDQDITGGSSDANLFIGSSNLGDGKGRQVWDGKYGKLNGDKPHVFKAYGYYTTDWEANVGAYLVYQSGDVWEKWDGSEYGYSSSTIRYAEYAGSRRESSHWQMDLTYNQNFTVYDNYVVEFSAELFNVFDNQTGYNYDPYASNTTFGEARNLINPRRLQLSVKVGF, encoded by the coding sequence ATGAAATTAACAAAGATAGCGCTTGTTCTGGCTATGGGACTTAGTGCTTCAGCATTTGCACAATCTTCCAGTAGCATAAGAGGTAAAGTAACAACAGAAGATGCAGGTATAAGTGTTGCCGGTGTTACTGTAACCGCCACAAGTGAAAACATGCCCAAACCACGCTCTGTGGTAACTAATGCTGACGGGTCATATAACCTTCAAGCGCTAATTCCAGGCAAGTACCAACTGACATTTGTTTCTAGTGATGGTACAACCCGTCAAATGGATGTTGAGGTTTTTTTAGATCAATCAACAAGAGTTAACTTATTGCTTGAGCCGACATCTAAGAACGTTGAAGTTATTACTGTTACTGGTTCAAAAATTTTTAGAGAGGGTAACTCTTCTTTAACAAACTCGGTAAGTGCAGAAGTTGTAGATGCTGTACCAACAGGTACTAACTACCGCGACTTAATGAAACTTATTCCTGGTGTACAATACTCTGAAAATTCAGTGTTAGGCCCATCGGCTGGTGGTTCTGGTCGAGATAATAAATACGGGTTTGACGGCGTTGATGTGTCGTTACCTATGTTTGGTACATTAGCCTCTGAGCCATCTACCCATGATGTGCAAAGTGTAACAATGGACCGTGGTGGTGCTAAAGCTATTGGTTTTAACCGCTCTGGTGGTTTTTCAATAGATACTATTTCTAAATCAGGTACTAATGAATTTCATGGCTCTTTAGAGTATAAAATTCAAGATAAAAGCTTTGTTGCCGACAAAGACGATGCTGATGGCACTAAGTATGAACTTAATAAGTCTTGGTTAATTGGTAGCTTAAGTGGGCCAATTATTGAAGATGAATTATTCTTTTATGGTTCGTTTTATCGTCCAGAAAGTGATCGTGTAAACAAAGAAACGGCTTACGGCGAAACAAAAGACTATAGCAGTGTGCGTAAAGAGTATTTTGGTAAGCTAACCTATGCACCTACAGACGATTTACTATTAAACTTTAGTTATCGTACCTCAGACAAAGATAATAGCGGTGAGTCTATTGGTGCATTTGATACTGATAGTACTTCTGAAGGTTCAAGTGCAGATCAAGATATTATAACCTTTGAAGGGTCATACATTATTAATGATATGACGACCTTTAATTTTCAATATAGCCAATTTAAACTTGAAACAGCGGGTGGTCCGGATAGATTACTCAGCGATGTTACCCCAACTTTAGGTGACAACTTAGATTTAACCAATTTAGACAACCTAGGTTTATTCAATGTACCTAATTTGCAACTTGATAACCCAGATTTTGACAATGCTCAAGCCCAATTATTAATCGACCAATATGGTTATGTTGATGATGCAGGTTTGAAAGCAGGCGGTGGTTCAATTGGTGCTGGCTCTACTATTAACGAACAAAATTTTTATCGAGACAGTTTAGAGCTATCTTTACAGCATGAATTAGAATGGGGTTCAACTTACCATAACATCCATGTTGGTTTTAAATGGGCTGAAGGTACTGAAGAAATTAGCCGTTTTTCAAATGGCTGGGGTAGCATTAGTTACTTTGGCGGTCAAGAAACTGCTACTGATGGTACGCCAATTTATTATCGTGCTATTACCCAACAAATGAGCTTACAAGATGCCTCAGGCTCTACTGTACCGGTTATTGAATCTTCGAATGAAAGCTATAATATTGAGATTAACGATTCAATTGAATACCAAGACTTTGTATTCGAGTTAGGTGTGTTAGTAAGTAAAGATGTTTTATATGGTCAAGGTTTAAGAGCTAACTCATCAAATGTGTCTGGTTATGAGCTAGCGCCAGGCGAAAAATATAAAATGCACACTATTGGTTTTAGCGACATGATTCAACCGCGTTTAGGTGCAACGTGGAATTACCAAGACGATGCCTCTGTATTTGCAAACTATGCGCGTTATAATCCTGAAGCGTCTTCATTATCTCGTGCTGCGTCTTGGGCAAGAAATACTCGTTCAGCGCTAAATGTTGACTTTGACGAAAATGGTAACTTTATTGAATCTGAGCCAAGAGATGGTTCTTCAGGTAAGTTTTTCCAAGAAGGGATGACACCAAGAAGTATAGATGAATTTACCATTGGTGCGACTAAAGCTGTGTCTAGCGATTTATTATTTCGTGGACATGTACGTCATCGTAAAGGTGATCACTTCTGGGAAGATACACCTAACACATCACGTCTTGATGGAAAATATAAAAGTCCATTTGGTGGCGTACCTGATCACATTGCAGCTAAAGGCGAGTACATTCCAAATTTAGGTGCAATGCGTGATGAAGTAGGTGGTTCATCATACGTAATTGCTGAATTAGATGATGCCTTTACCAAGTATTGGGAAGTTAGTTTAGAAGCGGAATACCAAGGTGATCGTACTTACCTTAATGTGTCGTATGTATGGAGCCATTACTATGGTAACTACGACCAAGATATTACTGGTGGTTCAAGTGATGCCAACCTATTTATCGGTTCATCAAACCTTGGTGACGGTAAAGGACGTCAAGTTTGGGATGGTAAATACGGTAAGTTAAATGGTGATAAACCGCACGTATTTAAAGCCTATGGTTATTATACAACAGATTGGGAAGCTAACGTTGGGGCTTACCTTGTTTACCAATCTGGTGATGTGTGGGAGAAATGGGATGGCTCTGAATATGGTTATTCAAGTTCAACCATACGTTATGCTGAGTATGCCGGTAGCCGCCGTGAAAGCAGCCATTGGCAAATGGATTTAACTTATAATCAAAACTTTACCGTTTATGATAACTATGTAGTTGAATTTTCTGCTGAATTGTTTAACGTTTTTGATAACCAAACAGGGTATAACTACGACCCGTATGCATCAAACACAACGTTTGGTGAAGCGCGTAATTTAATTAATCCGCGTAGATTACAATTATCAGTTAAAGTAGGCTTTTAA
- a CDS encoding carbon-nitrogen hydrolase family protein, producing MTDDTCIEDIGHKLNLRHLTLADYEDVKKLMDAVYPGLGGAWPKNKFRAQLKVFPDGQICIEDHGVVVAAAFSVIVDYDKFGDQHTYDEITGDAYLTTHDPLGDVLYGVDVFVSPDYRAMRLGRRLYEARKEICQNLNLKSIVAGGRIPKYKDHAKELTPQAYIEKVKRKELYDPILTFQLSNEFEVRRVLKNYLPEDQESHGYATLLEWNNLYYDPEKSPLIGATKTSARIGCVQWQMRAFSSVEELSQQIEFFIDALSDYQCDVALFPEFFNAPLMGIENHATSIAAVKALSEYSVEIVEVISKMAVTYNINVIAGSIPVIENDELFNVSYLCRRDGTIDSQYKLHVTPHEKRAWIMQGGDKLKVFDTDFGRIGILICYDVEFPELGRLLSEQGVQILFVPFWTDTKNGYLRVRCCAQARAIENECYVAIAGSVGNLPKVDGADIQYAQSAVFSPSDFAFPHDAIMAETTPNTEMTLVVDLDLDKLNKLQNEGSVRNYLDRRRDLYKVSWIED from the coding sequence ATGACAGACGATACATGCATTGAAGATATAGGCCATAAACTTAACCTAAGACACTTAACTCTCGCTGACTATGAAGATGTTAAGAAATTAATGGACGCAGTTTACCCAGGGCTTGGTGGGGCTTGGCCTAAAAATAAATTCAGAGCTCAACTTAAGGTCTTTCCTGACGGGCAAATTTGTATTGAAGACCATGGCGTAGTGGTAGCTGCAGCCTTTAGTGTAATAGTTGATTACGATAAATTTGGTGACCAACACACTTATGATGAAATTACGGGTGATGCATATTTAACTACTCACGACCCATTGGGTGACGTACTTTATGGTGTAGATGTATTCGTATCTCCAGATTATCGTGCTATGCGCTTAGGGCGTAGGCTTTATGAAGCACGAAAAGAAATTTGTCAAAACCTTAATTTAAAATCTATCGTTGCTGGTGGACGGATCCCTAAATATAAAGATCACGCAAAAGAGTTAACCCCACAAGCGTATATAGAAAAAGTTAAACGTAAAGAGCTTTACGATCCAATTCTAACTTTTCAACTCTCAAATGAATTTGAAGTAAGGCGAGTGTTAAAAAATTACTTGCCTGAAGATCAAGAGTCACATGGTTATGCAACATTATTAGAGTGGAATAATTTATATTACGATCCTGAAAAGTCACCACTTATCGGGGCAACCAAAACATCCGCAAGGATCGGCTGTGTTCAGTGGCAAATGCGAGCATTTTCTTCGGTAGAAGAACTGTCGCAACAAATAGAGTTTTTTATTGATGCGCTTTCAGATTACCAATGCGACGTAGCACTTTTTCCTGAGTTTTTTAATGCGCCTTTAATGGGTATCGAAAATCATGCTACCTCTATTGCCGCAGTAAAAGCATTATCAGAATACAGTGTTGAAATTGTTGAAGTTATTTCAAAGATGGCTGTAACTTATAACATTAATGTTATTGCAGGCTCCATTCCGGTTATTGAAAATGATGAGCTTTTTAATGTCTCATATTTGTGTCGACGAGACGGAACAATAGACTCACAATATAAACTCCATGTAACGCCACATGAAAAACGTGCTTGGATAATGCAAGGCGGTGATAAATTAAAAGTTTTTGATACTGACTTTGGACGTATTGGCATATTAATTTGCTACGACGTCGAATTCCCAGAGCTTGGACGTTTATTATCAGAGCAAGGCGTACAAATATTATTTGTGCCCTTTTGGACTGATACCAAAAATGGTTATCTCAGAGTTCGATGTTGCGCACAAGCACGCGCAATTGAAAATGAATGTTATGTTGCTATTGCTGGTAGTGTGGGCAATTTACCAAAAGTGGATGGTGCTGATATTCAATACGCGCAATCAGCAGTGTTTTCACCGTCAGACTTTGCCTTTCCTCATGATGCAATTATGGCTGAAACAACACCCAATACCGAGATGACATTGGTGGTTGACCTTGACTTAGATAAATTAAACAAATTACAAAATGAAGGCTCAGTTAGAAATTATTTAGACCGTAGACGTGATCTGTATAAAGTTTCCTGGATAGAAGACTAA
- a CDS encoding BadF/BadG/BcrA/BcrD ATPase family protein, whose amino-acid sequence MNDLENLRTFILGVDGGGTKTIARLINIDTEEQWQASTGPSSLTNDYNTALRSCQSLIEQLRIQANCLRTEITVVFGLAGAGHIERANEFKRAIPEDYKEVEVYTDAKISLYGANEGNPIAVVSLGTGSVGAALTHEGKEIQIGGWGFNVGDEGSGAKMGVLIVKSILAEIEDFGGVNSLLAQMVVQKIGGDFEAVLPWSTSAKPTDFASLAPLVFELHGKCHLAKSILIEHVRHVESLITKTRANLQLPVVLLGGLSTPTMPFLSTDIKNMLVKEKGNALDGACFLAKKLAQKNLTGYSTYGS is encoded by the coding sequence ATGAATGATCTTGAAAATCTAAGAACCTTCATTTTAGGTGTAGATGGCGGTGGCACTAAAACGATTGCTCGCCTTATAAATATAGACACTGAAGAGCAATGGCAAGCGAGCACGGGCCCTTCGTCTTTAACCAATGACTATAATACTGCATTACGCAGTTGCCAAAGCTTGATTGAACAACTGCGTATTCAAGCTAACTGTTTAAGAACTGAGATCACTGTTGTTTTTGGCTTAGCCGGTGCGGGTCATATTGAAAGAGCTAATGAGTTTAAGCGAGCGATACCTGAAGACTACAAGGAAGTAGAGGTTTACACAGATGCCAAAATTTCTTTATATGGTGCTAATGAAGGCAATCCTATTGCGGTTGTCTCTTTAGGTACTGGCTCAGTTGGCGCGGCATTAACTCATGAAGGCAAAGAGATTCAAATTGGTGGTTGGGGTTTTAATGTAGGCGATGAAGGTAGTGGCGCTAAAATGGGCGTTTTAATTGTAAAGTCTATTTTAGCTGAGATAGAAGATTTTGGTGGTGTAAACAGTTTATTAGCTCAAATGGTTGTTCAAAAGATAGGTGGAGATTTTGAGGCAGTTTTACCTTGGTCTACATCGGCTAAACCAACTGACTTTGCAAGTTTAGCCCCTTTAGTTTTTGAACTTCACGGAAAATGTCATTTAGCAAAAAGCATTTTAATTGAACATGTTCGTCATGTAGAAAGCCTGATCACAAAAACAAGAGCTAACTTACAGCTACCGGTAGTGTTGCTTGGAGGCCTTTCAACACCAACTATGCCATTTTTAAGTACTGATATTAAAAATATGTTAGTAAAAGAAAAAGGTAATGCTTTAGATGGCGCATGCTTTTTAGCAAAAAAATTAGCGCAGAAAAACCTCACAGGGTACTCAACGTATGGAAGTTAA